Proteins from one Telopea speciosissima isolate NSW1024214 ecotype Mountain lineage chromosome 1, Tspe_v1, whole genome shotgun sequence genomic window:
- the LOC122648578 gene encoding transcription factor bHLH7 translates to MLCNSSSFRGLPVQPPLNQVSAQENQYVPYNFHLRDDFPVVEPHRRNLRPSSSSTGSWTMEGVMKNMNLPNPASFAARQPQKAEVVRPLMPQNMLARMRRKKISEKTQCLQKLLPWEKKMDIATMLGEAYKYIKFLKAQLSMLESMPCESSLTFQTPANVGEFAGLDRLNRQQLLQVLVNSPVAQTLLYSKGFCVVSFEQLLLLKQIADQTRVLPQQALFLGH, encoded by the coding sequence ATGCTTTGCAATTCTTCATCCTTTCGTGGTTTACCTGTTCAACCTCCTCTCAACCAGGTCTCTGCTCAGGAAAACCAATACGTTCCCTATAATTTTCATCTCCGTGACGATTTTCCTGTGGTGGAACCTCATAGGAGAAATCTCCGGCCATCGTCGTCATCAACCGGTTCCTGGACTATGGAGGGAGTCATGAAGAACATGAATCTCCCAAACCCTGCCTCCTTCGCTGCACGTCAGCCTCAAAAAGCTGAAGTGGTACGGCCGTTGATGCCTCAAAACATGCTGGCTCGTATGCGACGCAAGAAGATAAGCGAAAAAACTCAGTGTCTGCAGAAGCTTTTGCCGTGGGAAAAGAAGATGGACATTGCTACAATGTTGGGAGAGGCGTACAAATACATCAAGTTCCTCAAGGCGCAACTTAGCATGCTGGAGTCGATGCCATGTGAGTCGAGTTTAACCTTTCAGACGCCTGCAAATGTCGGTGAATTTGCTGGGTTGGACAGGCTGAACCGACAGCAACTGCTACAGGTGCTGGTGAACTCCCCAGTGGCTCAGACCTTGCTGTATTCCAAAGGATTTTGTGTTGTCTCGTTTGAGCAACTGCTTTTACTGAAGCAGATCGCTGATCAGACTAGGGTTCTTCCACAACAGGCATTGTTTTTAGGCCATTAA